A stretch of Physeter macrocephalus isolate SW-GA chromosome 6, ASM283717v5, whole genome shotgun sequence DNA encodes these proteins:
- the GARIN6 gene encoding LOW QUALITY PROTEIN: Golgi-associated RAB2 interactor protein 6 (The sequence of the model RefSeq protein was modified relative to this genomic sequence to represent the inferred CDS: substituted 2 bases at 2 genomic stop codons) yields MNSQDTLPYYKAEGSHAMSMFNTSMGKLQQQLYKGEYPIFHYAPVFESDFLQVSRKGEVIDVHNQARMVTVGIVRTSPRLTLPDVMLLAXPAAICDDYNRHGPATQETGKKPTQILELTRLLPLKSVKISIHNSKKQQLHLKFATGKLQLCPPSDTRDLFIQWENLTYILRPPVEAXSSTQVIPARDTLDITGFAEESKRPVVSTLQSLKDEAKVLREKS; encoded by the coding sequence ATGAACAGCCAAGATACATTACCATACTACAAAGCCGAAGGCAGCCATGCAATGAGCATGTTTAATACTTCCATGGGGAAACTGCAGCAACAACTGTACAAGGGGGAGTACCCTATATTCCATTATGCACCAGTGTTTGAGAGTGACTTTCTACAGGTCAGCAGAAAAGGAGAAGTGATTGATGTGCACAACCAGGCCCGAATGGTGACTGTGGGCATCGTTCGTACCAGCCCCCGCCTCACACTACCTGATGTCATGCTGCTGGCCTGACCAGCTGCTATCTGTGATGACTATAACAGACATGGCCCTGCCACCCAGGAAACAGGTAAAAAGCCTACACAGATCTTAGAGCTAACCAGGCTGCTTCCCTTGAAGTCTGTAAAGATATCCATCCATAACAGTAAAAAACAACAGCTCCACTTGAAGTTTGCCACTGGCAAGCTTCAGCTGTGTCCCCCTTCAGATACAAGAGATCTTTTTATTCAGTGGGAAAACCTCACTTACATCCTGAGACCACCAGTGGAGGCTTAGAGCAGCACCCAGGTCATTCCAGCTAGGGACACTCTGGACATAACTGGGTTTGCGGAAGAGAGTAAACGCCCAGTGGTAAGCACTCTGCAATCTCTAAAAGACGAGGCCAAGGTGCTTAGGGAGAAGAGCTAA